Proteins from one Belonocnema kinseyi isolate 2016_QV_RU_SX_M_011 chromosome 8, B_treatae_v1, whole genome shotgun sequence genomic window:
- the LOC117178009 gene encoding uncharacterized protein LOC117178009 has product MEDFEMLQNFEEDETFQSPVCTEETLIESSDISEREKSTADVSDAVFNVVQSLADDLDLIENETKHFAEGASEVADDYFTDAIDYELDDIFMDTIDDKTRRSSNHDLEVCSRARAFIN; this is encoded by the exons ATGGAAGATTTTGAAATGCTTCAGAATTTCGAAGAAGACGAAACTTTTCAGAGTCCTGTCTGTACCGAAGAGACGTTAATTGAAAGCTCGGAC atTTCCGAACGAGAGAAAAGCACCGCAGATGTAAGCGATGCGGTTTTCAACGTTGTGCAATCGTTAGCAGATGACTTGGATCTCATTGAAAACGAAACAAAACACTTTGCTGAG GGAGCAAGTGAGGTCGCTGATGATTATTTTACTGATGCTATCGATTATGAGCTTGATGACATCTTTATGGACACGATTGATGACAAAACTAGGAGAAGTAGTAATCATGATCTTGAAGTTTGTTCTAGGGCACGCGCTTTCATTAACTGA